In Symmachiella dynata, the following are encoded in one genomic region:
- a CDS encoding AAA family ATPase: MSTETSSDLSAKVQSLHQNLSTVIQGKSEVLDILVIALLSGGSVLMEDVPGVGKTTLAKSLAKSIDVAFQRVQFTPDLLPNDILGSSIYNPVDGTFTFRKGPVFCNVLLADEINRASPRTQSALLEAMSESQATIEGVQHELPAPFFVLATQNPVDYHGTYPLPEAQLDRFLVQLDLGYPDAQAEVDILFSQAEQHPLENLESVLSHEDVLQLQSAVKQIRVDKSVARYIVDIIHQSRSDSRLKLGVSPRGSLMLFRASQAAAFSAGRDYVLPDDVQKLALHVLPHRLILTSKAKYGSDNKKEIVAEILKHVRVPT, encoded by the coding sequence ATGAGTACGGAAACGAGTTCGGATCTGTCCGCCAAGGTCCAGTCCCTGCATCAAAATCTTTCCACTGTCATTCAGGGCAAGAGCGAAGTCCTGGATATCTTGGTGATCGCCCTGCTGAGTGGCGGTTCGGTGCTCATGGAGGATGTGCCGGGTGTGGGGAAAACCACGCTGGCCAAATCGCTGGCCAAATCGATCGACGTTGCGTTTCAACGAGTGCAATTCACACCCGACCTGCTGCCCAACGATATTCTCGGCTCGTCGATCTATAACCCGGTCGATGGCACGTTCACGTTTCGAAAAGGGCCTGTCTTTTGTAACGTGCTGTTGGCCGATGAAATCAACCGCGCGTCGCCGCGAACGCAATCGGCCTTGTTGGAGGCGATGAGCGAATCGCAGGCCACGATCGAAGGGGTGCAGCATGAATTGCCGGCACCGTTTTTTGTTCTGGCCACACAAAACCCCGTCGACTATCACGGCACCTATCCGCTTCCCGAAGCGCAATTGGACCGGTTTCTCGTACAACTCGATCTGGGATATCCCGATGCACAGGCCGAAGTCGATATCTTGTTCTCGCAAGCGGAACAGCATCCGCTCGAAAATTTGGAGTCGGTGCTGTCGCACGAAGACGTCCTGCAACTGCAGTCGGCGGTCAAACAGATTCGCGTCGACAAATCGGTCGCACGTTATATCGTCGATATCATTCACCAATCGCGCAGCGACAGTCGCTTAAAGCTGGGAGTCAGTCCCCGTGGATCGTTGATGTTATTTCGCGCGTCGCAGGCAGCCGCCTTTTCCGCAGGACGCGATTATGTCTTGCCCGACGACGTGCAAAAACTCGCTCTGCACGTCCTGCCGCATCGACTGATATTGACCTCCAAAGCCAAATACGGCAGTGATAACAAAAAAGAAATCGTTGCCGAGATCCTCAAACATGTGCGAGTTCCCACATGA
- a CDS encoding sulfatase: protein MSQAFINRATVVVFAVLVLFASNSAVTCAEDKPNFIVIYCDNLGYGDIGCFGSTQHRTPNIDRMAAEGLKLTSFYVSSGVCTPSRASLMTGCYPRRVNLHESAKGGIVLRPVGQRGLHPNEITIAEVLKQQGYATACIGKWHLGDQPQFLPTRQGFDRYFGIPYSDDMTQRPGQPWPPLPLMEGEKVIEAPVDRNTLTKRYTEAAVEFIEQNRDRPFFLYLPHAMPGSTREPFASEAFSGKSANGAYGDSVEEIDWSTGEILKSLKELGLDERTMVVWTSDNGAPRRNPPQGSNQPLGGWGYTTQEGGMRVPCIVRQPGTVPAGEVSDELCTTMDLLPTFAKLSGGSAPENRIIDGKNIAPILVGDDGATSPHEAFYYYQRGQLQAVRSGKWKLHLALPNPRRQKQPRKMALYDVATDLGETTNLADEHPGIVKKLQRLAEAARKDLGDEGNPGENQRAAGHEPHPTPRELTQQ, encoded by the coding sequence ATGTCACAGGCATTCATAAATAGAGCGACGGTCGTTGTGTTTGCGGTCCTCGTGCTATTCGCGAGCAACTCTGCAGTGACTTGCGCGGAAGACAAACCCAATTTTATCGTCATCTATTGCGACAATTTGGGTTATGGCGACATCGGTTGTTTTGGCTCCACCCAACATCGCACGCCCAATATCGATCGCATGGCGGCCGAGGGTTTGAAGCTCACTAGTTTCTATGTGTCGAGCGGAGTCTGCACCCCATCGCGCGCCAGTCTGATGACTGGTTGTTATCCGCGACGCGTCAATCTTCACGAAAGTGCAAAAGGCGGAATCGTCTTGCGGCCTGTTGGTCAGCGCGGACTGCATCCCAATGAAATCACCATTGCCGAAGTCCTCAAACAACAAGGGTATGCCACAGCGTGCATCGGCAAATGGCATTTGGGTGACCAGCCGCAATTCCTACCGACACGACAAGGCTTTGATCGCTATTTTGGCATCCCCTATAGCGACGACATGACCCAGCGACCCGGCCAACCTTGGCCGCCTTTGCCTTTAATGGAGGGTGAAAAAGTGATCGAAGCCCCCGTCGATCGCAATACACTCACCAAACGTTATACCGAGGCGGCGGTGGAGTTTATTGAACAAAACCGGGATCGTCCTTTTTTCCTCTACTTGCCGCACGCCATGCCGGGTAGTACGCGGGAACCATTTGCCAGTGAAGCCTTTTCTGGAAAATCGGCGAATGGTGCTTATGGTGATTCTGTTGAAGAGATTGACTGGTCGACTGGAGAGATCCTCAAGTCGCTCAAAGAACTTGGTCTCGATGAGCGGACCATGGTCGTTTGGACTTCCGACAACGGCGCGCCGCGACGCAATCCGCCGCAAGGCAGCAATCAACCGTTGGGAGGGTGGGGGTACACAACCCAGGAAGGGGGCATGCGCGTACCGTGCATTGTCCGCCAGCCGGGAACGGTTCCCGCTGGGGAGGTCAGCGATGAACTTTGCACGACCATGGACCTGCTGCCAACATTCGCAAAACTCTCCGGAGGTTCCGCTCCAGAGAATCGCATCATCGACGGCAAAAACATTGCGCCCATTTTAGTTGGCGACGACGGCGCGACATCTCCGCACGAGGCGTTTTACTACTATCAACGCGGTCAACTTCAAGCGGTCCGTAGCGGGAAGTGGAAACTGCACTTAGCACTGCCCAATCCGCGTCGTCAAAAACAACCGCGCAAGATGGCTCTTTATGATGTTGCTACCGATCTGGGTGAAACCACAAACCTCGCTGACGAGCACCCCGGCATTGTTAAGAAACTGCAAAGATTGGCAGAGGCCGCGCGCAAGGACCTTGGTGATGAGGGGAATCCGGGGGAAAATCAGCGCGCAGCCGGGCATGAGCCGCATCCAACGCCGCGGGAATTGACCCAGCAATAG
- a CDS encoding ABC transporter ATP-binding protein, with protein sequence MIKINDLSIRQGDFTLENISFEVPTGHYAVLMGKTGSGKSTILEAICGLRSIRSGRIDLGGRDVTELKPGSRGVGYVPQDAALFMSMSVRDNLAFALRIRHWKKAAINQRVDELAQMLGVEHLLDRKPHGLSGGEAQRVSLGRALAFHPTVLCLDEPLSALDESTRKEMYKVLESVKASAGVTTLHVTHHSGEAQRLADNVLKLQAGRVLDTTKAATDISIPVMPSPADDTSRSPVSRQSISESES encoded by the coding sequence GTGATCAAAATAAACGACCTCTCAATTCGACAAGGCGATTTCACGCTCGAGAACATCAGTTTCGAAGTGCCGACGGGACACTACGCCGTGCTTATGGGAAAAACCGGCTCCGGAAAATCGACGATCCTCGAAGCCATCTGCGGTTTACGATCCATCCGCAGCGGTCGGATCGACCTGGGCGGCCGAGACGTGACCGAGCTCAAACCAGGAAGCCGCGGCGTGGGATATGTTCCTCAAGATGCTGCCTTGTTCATGTCGATGTCGGTCCGTGACAATCTGGCGTTTGCTTTGCGAATTCGTCACTGGAAAAAAGCGGCCATTAACCAACGGGTCGATGAATTGGCGCAGATGTTGGGGGTGGAGCATTTATTGGACCGGAAGCCGCACGGCCTCAGCGGTGGCGAAGCGCAGCGTGTGTCCCTGGGGCGGGCCTTGGCGTTTCATCCCACGGTGCTCTGTTTGGATGAACCGCTCAGTGCGCTGGACGAGTCGACCCGGAAAGAGATGTACAAGGTGTTGGAGTCGGTCAAAGCCAGCGCCGGCGTGACGACGTTGCATGTCACGCATCATTCAGGTGAGGCGCAGCGTTTGGCGGACAATGTCTTAAAACTTCAAGCTGGCCGCGTTTTGGATACGACAAAAGCTGCGACCGATATTTCGATTCCGGTCATGCCTTCACCCGCCGACGACACGTCGCGCAGTCCCGTCTCCCGACAATCGATTTCGGAGTCTGAATCGTGA
- a CDS encoding ABC transporter permease, with translation MSSTTPPPATPVIVDEHRVGSDAPFFTMLGVIGGVYVLLLLGLLLADVCYMVSSDSADAVELSPALEPWRPMLRPVLPILEVLRQPPIQYSIKLTLVSCLFTALLSLIVAVPIGYLLSHFRFPGRNFLDALLDIPIVLPPLVVGLSLLILFQFAPFSSISEWVVFEIPAVILAQFMVAAAFAVRTMRATFDQIDTRLEDIALTLGCTRAQAFGMVVLPQARQGMLTAGTLAWARAMGEFGPLLIFAGATRNKTEVLSTTVYFEFSIANLEGAVAVSLIMVFAAIIVLIIARVWGSKNLTI, from the coding sequence ATGAGTTCCACCACTCCACCACCGGCAACACCGGTCATTGTCGACGAACACCGCGTTGGATCCGATGCCCCCTTTTTTACGATGCTGGGGGTGATCGGCGGCGTCTACGTGTTGCTGTTATTGGGCTTGTTGTTGGCAGATGTCTGTTACATGGTGTCCTCCGATTCGGCCGATGCGGTCGAATTGAGTCCCGCCTTAGAACCGTGGCGCCCCATGTTGCGCCCCGTGTTGCCGATTCTCGAAGTGTTGCGGCAACCGCCGATTCAATATTCCATTAAGCTCACACTCGTCTCGTGTTTATTCACCGCCTTGTTGTCGTTAATCGTGGCGGTGCCGATCGGGTATTTGTTGTCGCATTTCCGCTTTCCCGGTCGCAACTTTTTAGATGCGCTACTGGACATTCCCATCGTGCTTCCGCCGCTCGTGGTGGGGTTGAGTCTGTTGATCCTGTTTCAGTTTGCTCCGTTCAGTTCAATATCCGAATGGGTGGTCTTTGAGATCCCTGCGGTGATCCTCGCACAATTCATGGTCGCTGCCGCGTTTGCCGTGCGAACGATGCGGGCGACATTCGATCAAATCGACACGCGGTTGGAAGACATCGCACTCACGCTTGGCTGTACGCGGGCGCAGGCATTCGGCATGGTCGTGCTCCCGCAGGCCCGGCAAGGCATGCTGACTGCCGGAACGTTGGCCTGGGCGCGAGCGATGGGAGAGTTCGGACCGCTGCTGATTTTCGCCGGCGCGACCCGCAACAAAACGGAGGTTCTCTCCACAACGGTCTATTTTGAATTCAGCATTGCTAACCTCGAAGGCGCTGTTGCGGTTTCGCTGATTATGGTTTTCGCTGCCATCATTGTGCTGATAATTGCCCGCGTGTGGGGGTCAAAAAACCTTACGATCTGA
- a CDS encoding transglutaminaseTgpA domain-containing protein codes for MSVQRLLGFLSIAVQVTVLGYFSGTYVFPVCIALITFSGLFVKQRVSISRRPGFWITVALFLSFVAKNFIAPYDFNPSESFIRTPLAYAIAQFFIVVQTAQFYIRREEDRLPLSMPAWGIATLVFLGDVQPDYRQMPYFQAAVLVFLALATLFVSASRRFRDQPPGTPRWSRAVLMLLTLGLALGGGWGASAALRQHEREFDDLIARYLIPDDPPTTAGFSGNSHLGSVAATKSNNDARIALRVYAEESPGYFRGAAFDHYRNPAWVANRGQSDVPRVSSLPAGLSTPPGEYESFLTPGAGSEEWMQYEVWPAASQTPAVFSPLGTALLQAPISQVSRNADDVFHSPDLLQGIPYHVATPQQNPLIRLSPSDRTRLTRIPNQFDPRVGILAKQIGGDYQTTSEKIAAVKSYFLTNYKYQVGITIPAGVEPLSYFLLEKPDAHCEYFASGTVILLRYLGVPCRYVTGFVVSEKNVVGGFWVARNRHAHAWVEAYDDQHGWVIVEATPPDGTPEANPAPLPKQFLDYLREGFLSLRIQLQQGYIRIALRALFQSRAFLVTLLCLFVYVLYRSYRRRTPTSRRRKIPDPRVDKLQRLLQKMDARMRKHKLQRGAGETLHQFSDRVARNATDQNLEAAALWYRRYADVRYGGDNTPESLKHLENGLKPSTS; via the coding sequence GTGAGCGTCCAACGCCTATTAGGATTTCTGAGCATCGCGGTCCAAGTGACCGTGCTGGGCTATTTTTCTGGGACGTACGTGTTCCCAGTCTGTATTGCGTTGATCACGTTTTCCGGGTTGTTCGTCAAGCAGCGGGTCTCCATCAGCCGCCGACCGGGGTTTTGGATCACCGTGGCGCTGTTCCTGTCATTTGTCGCCAAGAATTTCATCGCGCCGTATGACTTCAATCCCTCGGAATCGTTCATTCGAACTCCGCTGGCGTATGCGATCGCACAGTTTTTTATCGTGGTGCAAACGGCGCAGTTCTATATTCGCCGTGAAGAGGATCGTCTGCCGTTGAGCATGCCCGCCTGGGGAATCGCTACGCTGGTGTTTCTCGGAGATGTCCAGCCCGACTACAGGCAGATGCCGTATTTCCAAGCTGCGGTTCTCGTATTTTTGGCGTTAGCAACACTGTTCGTTTCCGCAAGTCGACGCTTCCGCGACCAGCCACCCGGCACGCCTCGGTGGAGTCGAGCGGTCTTGATGTTATTGACATTGGGACTGGCGCTGGGTGGGGGATGGGGCGCATCGGCGGCGCTGCGGCAACACGAACGTGAATTTGATGATCTGATAGCGCGCTACTTAATTCCGGACGATCCCCCGACAACGGCTGGCTTTTCAGGGAATTCTCATCTGGGGAGCGTCGCGGCAACAAAATCGAACAATGATGCACGAATTGCGCTCAGGGTCTATGCGGAGGAGTCACCCGGTTATTTCCGCGGCGCGGCATTTGATCACTATCGCAATCCTGCATGGGTGGCGAATCGTGGACAAAGCGATGTTCCGCGAGTGTCGTCGCTGCCAGCGGGTCTTTCAACACCTCCCGGAGAATATGAGTCGTTTCTAACCCCCGGAGCAGGATCAGAGGAATGGATGCAATACGAGGTGTGGCCCGCTGCATCTCAGACGCCAGCAGTCTTTTCGCCGCTGGGCACGGCCCTCTTGCAGGCTCCCATTTCACAAGTCTCCCGAAATGCAGACGATGTGTTCCATTCGCCGGATTTGTTACAGGGCATTCCCTATCACGTGGCGACGCCCCAGCAGAATCCTTTGATCCGGCTCTCGCCGTCCGATCGTACGCGCCTCACACGCATCCCCAATCAATTTGATCCGCGGGTCGGCATCTTGGCAAAACAAATCGGCGGGGACTATCAGACGACATCAGAAAAAATCGCCGCGGTCAAATCTTATTTCTTAACCAACTACAAATACCAAGTGGGCATCACCATCCCGGCCGGTGTTGAGCCGCTCAGCTATTTCTTACTGGAAAAGCCGGACGCGCATTGTGAATACTTTGCTTCGGGCACCGTCATTTTGTTGCGATACCTGGGGGTTCCTTGCCGGTATGTGACCGGATTTGTGGTTTCTGAAAAGAATGTCGTCGGCGGGTTTTGGGTCGCCCGAAACCGGCACGCACATGCCTGGGTCGAAGCCTATGACGATCAACATGGATGGGTGATCGTCGAAGCGACACCGCCAGACGGCACTCCGGAAGCCAACCCGGCTCCTCTGCCCAAACAGTTTCTTGATTATCTCCGCGAGGGGTTTCTGTCGCTGCGAATTCAACTTCAACAAGGCTATATCCGCATCGCCCTGCGTGCCTTATTTCAATCACGGGCGTTTCTGGTGACCTTGCTCTGTCTGTTCGTCTATGTCTTGTATCGCAGCTATCGCCGAAGAACCCCGACCAGTCGCCGTCGGAAAATCCCCGACCCGCGCGTCGATAAGCTCCAACGGTTGCTCCAAAAAATGGACGCCCGCATGCGCAAACACAAACTGCAGCGCGGCGCGGGGGAAACGTTGCACCAATTCTCCGACCGCGTCGCTCGCAACGCCACCGATCAGAACTTAGAGGCCGCCGCCCTGTGGTACCGCCGCTACGCCGACGTTCGTTACGGTGGAGACAACACTCCCGAATCCCTCAAACACCTCGAGAACGGCCTGAAGCCCTCCACCTCGTAA
- a CDS encoding SGNH/GDSL hydrolase family protein, with protein sequence MPPISKLRYVSFTILLALVTSPAAAAETFEPTPVETDSNGVRWFDARVFGIEGQGWTETKSPFDRLPAKAEGVVRPAVWNLSRNSAGLCVRFKTNASTLNARWELTSRLAMPHMAATGVSGLDLYVKTDDGQWRWAATGMPKAKKNSVTLITGIPEKEREYLLYFPLYNSVTKVELGFPAGSTVAKAQPWSRKPIVFYGTSITHGACASRPGMVHTAILGRRLGYPVINLGFSGNGTMDPEIGELMAELDAAVYVIDCLPNMQSKQIEQRIEPLVKQLRAARPETPILLVEDRTYANAFLYPAKQARHVASRRALREGYERLTSAGINGLHYLPGEHLLGADGDDTVDSSHPTDLGFFRQANAFEEVLRPLLSEKQ encoded by the coding sequence ATGCCCCCCATTTCGAAACTGCGATATGTCAGCTTTACCATTTTATTGGCCCTGGTGACTTCGCCAGCAGCCGCTGCGGAGACGTTTGAGCCTACGCCGGTTGAGACGGATTCCAACGGCGTACGGTGGTTCGACGCGCGTGTGTTTGGCATCGAGGGTCAGGGATGGACGGAGACCAAATCGCCGTTTGACCGGCTACCGGCGAAGGCGGAAGGGGTGGTGCGGCCTGCCGTTTGGAATCTGAGTCGAAATTCTGCCGGACTGTGCGTGCGGTTCAAAACCAATGCCAGCACGCTCAACGCGCGGTGGGAGCTGACGTCACGATTGGCGATGCCGCACATGGCGGCCACTGGTGTCAGCGGGTTAGACCTGTACGTCAAAACCGACGATGGCCAGTGGCGATGGGCGGCGACGGGGATGCCCAAAGCGAAAAAGAACAGTGTCACGTTAATCACAGGAATTCCTGAGAAAGAGCGAGAATACCTGCTCTACTTTCCGCTGTACAACAGCGTCACCAAGGTGGAGTTGGGATTTCCAGCCGGGAGCACGGTCGCCAAGGCCCAGCCTTGGTCGCGCAAACCGATTGTCTTTTACGGCACGTCCATCACCCACGGCGCTTGTGCCTCACGACCGGGGATGGTGCACACGGCGATTCTTGGACGGCGACTGGGGTATCCGGTGATCAATCTTGGGTTCTCTGGAAATGGGACGATGGATCCTGAAATCGGCGAACTGATGGCGGAGCTGGATGCCGCGGTCTATGTCATCGACTGTTTGCCGAATATGCAGTCCAAACAAATTGAGCAGCGAATCGAACCGTTGGTAAAACAACTGCGGGCCGCTCGTCCGGAGACACCGATTCTGCTTGTCGAAGACCGTACTTATGCGAACGCGTTTCTCTATCCCGCAAAACAAGCACGGCATGTCGCAAGTCGCCGCGCGCTGCGAGAAGGCTATGAGCGATTGACTTCCGCAGGGATCAACGGTTTGCACTATTTGCCGGGCGAGCATTTGTTGGGGGCGGACGGCGACGACACGGTCGATAGTTCGCACCCGACCGACTTGGGTTTCTTTCGCCAAGCCAATGCGTTTGAGGAAGTGCTACGGCCGTTGTTGTCAGAAAAACAGTAG
- a CDS encoding DUF58 domain-containing protein, producing MKDPLIVPAWVFEAWQFKVTQSARYLLYVSVLAGMGSISVMVPIYQVFCGLVGLLVVAWICGIIMSPRVTIQGRFPEKTTAGNPVTGQFQVTNRSRWPIFDIALGVFHLPQSLRQTQRDVPLATLPSKGTATLPVTLHAYRRGFYELPDVRAYTLFPFGIFRSGKAHKPLSSLLVLPSYHPVAGIDVPVGHRYQPGGIALTSNIGESPEYIGNREYVSGEPIRRLDFRSWARLGKPVVREFHEEYYCRIALILDTYIPAGQKPTREGFLQLEAAVSLAASVAGALSHGEYIIDIFAAGPELYVFRAGRHTAHFDNVLEILACVDACRNNPFDTISPAVSEELGNISATICVFLDWDESRQQLARQIVEAGSSLKVIIARDGETTVPLHAAEGDVSQYSVEQIQKGGLEIL from the coding sequence ATGAAAGACCCATTGATCGTGCCGGCGTGGGTGTTTGAAGCTTGGCAATTTAAGGTCACGCAATCCGCACGGTACTTGCTGTATGTTTCGGTGCTCGCCGGTATGGGATCGATCTCGGTCATGGTCCCGATCTACCAAGTCTTTTGCGGCCTCGTCGGGCTGTTGGTTGTGGCGTGGATTTGTGGCATCATCATGAGCCCCCGCGTGACAATCCAAGGCCGGTTTCCCGAAAAAACGACCGCCGGAAATCCTGTCACCGGTCAGTTCCAAGTAACCAATCGTTCTCGCTGGCCGATTTTTGACATCGCACTGGGAGTCTTTCATTTGCCGCAGTCCCTGCGTCAAACCCAGCGCGACGTTCCCCTTGCTACGCTGCCCAGCAAAGGGACTGCCACGTTGCCGGTCACCTTGCACGCTTATCGCCGCGGGTTTTATGAGTTGCCCGATGTCCGGGCCTATACGCTTTTTCCCTTTGGGATTTTTCGCAGCGGCAAAGCACACAAACCACTTTCCTCCTTGTTGGTCCTCCCCAGCTATCACCCGGTGGCCGGGATCGATGTTCCAGTGGGGCATCGTTATCAACCCGGCGGTATTGCGCTGACATCCAACATCGGCGAATCCCCTGAGTACATTGGCAATCGCGAATACGTCTCGGGCGAACCGATTCGGCGACTCGATTTTCGCTCCTGGGCGCGGTTGGGCAAACCGGTCGTTCGCGAATTTCACGAAGAATACTACTGCCGCATCGCGCTGATCCTCGATACCTACATACCCGCCGGACAAAAGCCAACGCGTGAGGGATTTTTACAGCTCGAAGCCGCCGTGAGTCTAGCCGCCTCTGTTGCAGGCGCATTGTCGCACGGAGAATACATCATCGATATTTTCGCCGCTGGGCCGGAACTGTATGTGTTTCGCGCCGGGCGTCATACGGCGCACTTTGACAACGTGCTGGAAATTCTGGCGTGCGTCGATGCTTGTCGCAATAATCCATTCGATACAATCTCCCCCGCTGTGTCGGAAGAACTCGGAAACATTTCCGCCACGATCTGCGTGTTCCTTGATTGGGACGAGTCGCGACAGCAGTTGGCCCGCCAAATTGTCGAAGCAGGAAGCAGCCTCAAAGTCATCATTGCCCGCGATGGCGAAACCACCGTTCCGTTGCATGCCGCGGAAGGTGATGTTTCGCAATACTCCGTGGAGCAAATCCAAAAGGGAGGCTTGGAAATACTGTGA
- a CDS encoding extracellular solute-binding protein, translated as MRRNKEYLPTSRSGAVNSLYLFAGIVLLVLVGLGWVLVDMGAVQAKRGDELFMYCAAGMRVPIEKIVADYEREFGVPVRVTYDGSNTLLSAITAHQKGDLYLAADDLYIKQAQDTGLVQEMLPLAVMRPVIAVAKGNPKNIQSLDDLFRDGVKTALGNPEQAAVGKMTKKLLTDSGHWEKLEARVTETGVFEPTVPAVANAVKVGAIDAGVIWDTTAKIFPGLDYVAVPELDPGASDVTLGVLTSSNQPTAALHFARYVAARDKGLPVFSEGGWEVVEGDVWADRPELTFYCGSVNRRAVEPVLEAFQKREGVVVNTVYNGCGILTGQMRTIVDQDQGKGFPDTYMACDVYYLDTVKEMFQDAVNVSDTEVVIAVQKGNPKNITSLQDLTKPGMRVSVGQPKQCTIGVLTKQLLEQEGVYEGVMDNVVTQTTTSALLVPTVATGSLDAALAYATDTLAEGDKIDVVRIESPAGKAVQPFSIARSSDQKYLSRRLYTAISQSKDEFEEAGFHWRLDDVTGIEGAERLPGTQGTDFLDSPATISSPK; from the coding sequence ATGCGTCGCAATAAGGAATATCTCCCAACGAGCCGGTCCGGTGCGGTGAATAGCTTATATCTATTTGCCGGCATTGTGTTGCTTGTCCTGGTGGGGCTGGGCTGGGTGTTGGTCGACATGGGAGCTGTTCAGGCGAAGCGCGGTGACGAGTTGTTTATGTATTGCGCAGCCGGCATGCGCGTGCCGATTGAAAAAATTGTCGCTGACTACGAACGTGAATTCGGCGTTCCGGTCCGCGTCACCTACGATGGTTCGAACACGTTGCTCAGCGCGATCACGGCGCATCAGAAGGGAGACCTGTACCTCGCCGCTGATGATTTATACATCAAGCAAGCGCAAGACACGGGGCTAGTTCAAGAGATGTTACCGTTGGCGGTCATGCGACCAGTCATTGCCGTTGCCAAGGGAAACCCCAAAAACATCCAGAGTCTCGACGACCTGTTTCGCGACGGCGTGAAAACCGCACTCGGCAATCCCGAGCAGGCAGCGGTGGGAAAAATGACCAAAAAGCTGTTAACCGATTCGGGCCACTGGGAAAAATTAGAGGCGCGTGTCACCGAGACCGGTGTATTTGAGCCAACGGTTCCGGCTGTCGCCAATGCGGTCAAAGTGGGCGCCATTGATGCAGGGGTGATTTGGGATACAACCGCAAAAATATTCCCCGGTTTGGATTACGTAGCTGTGCCCGAATTAGATCCCGGGGCCTCTGATGTCACCTTGGGTGTGCTCACCAGTTCAAATCAGCCAACCGCTGCTTTACATTTCGCGCGGTATGTCGCTGCGCGGGATAAAGGTCTGCCCGTTTTCTCCGAGGGAGGTTGGGAGGTCGTCGAAGGGGATGTTTGGGCCGACCGTCCCGAGTTGACGTTCTATTGTGGATCAGTCAATCGCCGCGCCGTCGAACCGGTCCTCGAAGCGTTTCAAAAACGCGAAGGGGTCGTTGTGAACACGGTGTACAACGGGTGCGGGATTCTGACCGGTCAGATGCGTACGATTGTCGATCAAGATCAAGGCAAAGGTTTTCCCGACACGTACATGGCGTGCGACGTGTATTATCTCGACACGGTCAAAGAAATGTTTCAAGACGCTGTCAACGTCTCCGACACCGAAGTGGTCATTGCTGTCCAAAAAGGCAATCCCAAAAATATTACCAGTCTGCAAGACTTAACCAAGCCCGGCATGCGGGTCTCCGTGGGGCAACCCAAGCAATGCACCATCGGTGTCTTGACCAAGCAACTGCTCGAACAAGAGGGCGTGTACGAGGGGGTGATGGACAACGTGGTCACACAGACCACCACCTCCGCATTGTTGGTCCCCACAGTCGCCACCGGATCGCTGGATGCCGCTTTGGCCTACGCGACCGATACCTTAGCCGAAGGGGATAAAATCGATGTCGTCCGTATCGAATCGCCCGCCGGCAAGGCGGTGCAGCCCTTTAGTATTGCCCGTTCCAGCGATCAAAAATATCTATCTCGCCGCTTATACACAGCCATCTCCCAATCCAAAGACGAATTCGAAGAGGCGGGATTTCATTGGCGGTTGGATGATGTGACCGGCATCGAAGGAGCAGAACGATTGCCGGGAACACAAGGAACTGACTTTCTTGACTCACCCGCGACGATATCATCCCCAAAATGA
- a CDS encoding MoaD/ThiS family protein produces MNVTVEYAAQVKKAAGIASESLDVADAATAQDVVRQVAQTHGGGLAELILDGEGNLHSSILLFVGDDQIAWNLPVTLRDRDVVTILSPVSGG; encoded by the coding sequence GTGAACGTCACCGTTGAATATGCGGCTCAAGTGAAAAAGGCGGCCGGTATCGCGTCGGAAAGTTTGGACGTCGCTGATGCAGCGACCGCGCAGGATGTCGTCCGCCAAGTGGCACAGACACATGGAGGCGGACTGGCGGAACTGATTCTTGATGGCGAGGGCAATTTGCATTCTTCCATCCTATTGTTCGTCGGCGACGATCAAATCGCATGGAATCTCCCCGTAACTCTACGTGATCGTGATGTGGTAACCATCCTTTCGCCCGTATCGGGAGGCTAA